A portion of the Cryptomeria japonica chromosome 5, Sugi_1.0, whole genome shotgun sequence genome contains these proteins:
- the LOC131876246 gene encoding uncharacterized protein LOC131876246, with protein sequence MKGELKYLKDNDMPIRAASRKWGIPTTTLSKWLGGLITTSKKGPPTILMCYEEDLIVEWCKEMASVGHGLQIANLKVEVTQIGQSRPNPFTNGLLGKSWWLGFKCRHPKLTLHTTEGLHKDEALNLRLAIVFSFYEILLKAYSTNPYGSAHLWNYDETGIQAGKNGAMGVLDRRGSMSVSYIIPKKLEWNTILCCVNSLGKSIPGFYLFKGKPQLQNYISKCDLMLAW encoded by the coding sequence ATGAAAGGGGAATTGAAATATCTCAAGGACAACGACATGCCTATCAGGGCAGCATCTAGAAAATGGGGCATCCCAACAACCACACTCTCCAAATGGTTGGGTGGTCTCATAACCACCTCCAAGAAAGGTCCTCCAACAATCCTCATGTGTTATGAAGAGGACCTGATAGTTGAATGGTGCAAGGAGATGGCATCAGTTGGACATGGACTACAAATTGCCAATTTGAAGGTAGAGGTCACTCAAATTGGCCAAAGTAGACCCAACCCTTTCACGAATGGGCTTCTCGGTAAGTCTTGGTGGTTAGGTTTTAAGTGCAGACATCCAAAACTCACTTTGCATACTACTGAAGGTCTTCACAAAGACGAGGCACTTAACCTTAGACTTGCTATTGTCTTTTCTTTCTATGAGATACTCTTGAAAGCGTATTCTACAAATCCATATGGTTCTGCTCATTTATGGAATTATGATGAAACAGGCATCCAAGCAGGCAAAAATGGGGCCATGGGGGTTTTGGATAGAAGAGGAAGTATGAGTGTATCCTACATCATTCCCAAGAAATTAGAATGGAACACCATTCTATGTTGTGTTAATTCTCTTGGAAAAAGCATACCAGGATTCTACTTGTTTAAGGGGAAGCCACAGTTACAAAATTATATATCTAAGTGTGACTTGATGCTTGCATGGTAG